The nucleotide sequence AAAAAGAACAGCTTGGGACAGGTGACATAGCAATCAATAGCTGAAGGCGAGAGCCCCTTGTGTTTAAGCATATCCTCAAGTTTTTCGGCGACAGGTTCTTTTGCTATCGGTGCGGGGATATTCAGTATTGCTCCCACTGGAAAGTTGATTGCTTTCAAAGGAAAGTTTTCGCCGGGAGTGATTATCTTTTTAGCTTTCTGTTCAAGTTTCCAGAGAAGCTGTTCAACAAATCGGCTACGCACGCTTTTTGAATCTAGCAGGCCGGGCTGAACTCCGCTCTGATAAAATATGCACGCTTCTTCACTGCCCATGATAAGTCGATAAAAGTTATATGTAGCAACGCTTTCCCGTTCATGCGAATCTGGAAGGTCCAGCAGATATCTTAGCTGATCCGGCAGAAGCGGATCATAAGGATCTGTTCCGGGAATTTTTTCGTCTACAGTGTCCAGAATGAAAGTACGTTTGAAGTTAAGCAGCCTGCTTTCAAGCATACCAAGTACCTGCATGCTGGAAATAGGGTCCGGTTCAAAGGATACCCGCTGTGATGAAAGAAGCTGCCTGAATATTGAAAAGGATAAAGATTGTCCGAAATTTTCCTCACTGATAGAGCTTTCGCGAAGTTCAGGAATAACTTCATTCATCAGACGGAACAGACATTCCGAGTCGAGCAGGTATCTCTGCCACAACGTTCCGCCGCGTAAACGGAGCATTTCCGCCATATGTTGTAAACTGTCGGCAAGTTCTTCGAGAGTTGTAATTTTTGCAAAGCCGTCAATACAAAGTCCTAGAACCTCAGCTCGCAATTCTTCTGTTGTGTCGGAATTATCAATAAGATTTCCGTTTTCATCGCTGTATACCGGAATAAATTCTTTTGGATCGGCATAAGGTGAACCACTTCTGAGCACTGTTTCCCATTGATGAAAAATTGTTCTCAGCGGTTGTTCGTCATTAATTTCAAGCATTTTTAAGTAAGGGTGCCTGATCAGAGCTAAAATATCTTTCCAGTAATAAGTTTTACCGTTTTTGTTTTCCTGAAGTTTTAAAATGGCTTCGAGAAGACCGTTCAAGGCGGAGCGTTTAAGCGGATAGCCCATACTGATATTTATATCATGCTCGGGCAGATGGTGCATAACGGGCAGTAAAAGCGAAGTGTCCGGCAGAACCACAGCGCATCCTTCATATGATCCGGTGGAAAGCTCTTCACGCATGGCGCAAAGTTGTGAATGCCGATCGAATCCTTCAAAGAATTTTAGTTCGGGCAGGGCGCAACTGCCTTCGGAGATATCGTCTGATACCGCTTCGGCTTTCCAGTTTCGCATCCAGTTACGATGTTCTTTTACTGCGAAATGTCCTTGTTCCCTTAAGGCTAGAGCCGGGTCGCTGTGCCAGATGACCCGCAAATCTAAATTATCCCAGAGATGATGGAAAAATTTATCTTCAACTCCGCTGAGACCATAAAATCCGGCAAGGTATAATTTTTTGCCTTCTAAAATGTTATCCAGCTTATCCAGATTTTGGGACAGATTGCGGTTTTCAAGTCCTGTGGTGGACCAGCCTCTTCGGTCGAGAGCTTCTACATATTTTATAAAAATCAGTTCTATTTCTTCCAGCAGGGCGGCTGCCCAGTCGAGCACTTCACCTTGAAGCATGGACAAGTTGCGGGGTTTAACGTCCTGCCGGAGCATTTCTTCCAGTAGGGAGGCGAGCCTTGTCCCCCAAGGGAAAAACTTTTGCAGATCAACGGGTAGTTTAGATAACAGGCCGGTTGATTCCGCCCGAAGCCCTTCTATTATGTTAAAGAGCAGCCCGACTTGATCAAGTTTGCCGATTTTGCGTGGGAAAGTTCCCGTAAGTTTCGGCATGAGTGAACTTACAAAGTCTGAAAAAGAGTAAATCTCAGGCAGAATGCAAGGTTTCGGAAGATCATCCGAAGCGGCAAGAGCTTTCTTTAAATATCTGGCTGGTCGGTGATGCGGAACAATAACAATTGTATTGCTTAAATCTCCGTCAGATTCATCTATTAAGATAGAACTGAAATTTTCGATGAAATCTTTTTTCCACGAAATAACGGTGAAAGGTGAGCGGGTGGTCATATCGTAACCTCCCGTGTGAACTTTTCATCAAGGTAGACAAGGAGTCCCCGCAATTCTTTTTGATTTCCGTACATTTCTTTCAGCAACCTTAAATATCTTTTAACTTGTTTTTCATTTTCAGGAGACGGAGAGCCTGTTTTGTATTCAACCACCAAAGCATGGTTTTCTTCGAGTAGAAGTAAATCCGCGCGGTGTGTTTCACCTTTGCGGTCCATAATGGCGACTTCCGGTCTTCCTCGTTCAATGGCGGCGCGCACATCTTCAACGGATATTGCCCAGCTTGTCATGCTTGCAACTTCGGGAATTATTTTTTCGCGTTCATCGGCAATGGCGGGAAATTGTGCAAATGCCGCTTCGGTGCTTCGTAAGCTGTCCGCTTCATTGTCGCCAGTGAGGATAAGATTTTCCATAGCCTTATGTGCAAGTTCGCCACGCATACGGGCATCGTAGGAATAGTCTTCTAAATTATGGCGGTAAACTCTAAGTCTTGGAAGCCATGCCATAAGTTCCGGCGATTGCAGTTCAGAATAT is from Maridesulfovibrio ferrireducens and encodes:
- a CDS encoding PD-(D/E)XK nuclease family protein — its product is MTTRSPFTVISWKKDFIENFSSILIDESDGDLSNTIVIVPHHRPARYLKKALAASDDLPKPCILPEIYSFSDFVSSLMPKLTGTFPRKIGKLDQVGLLFNIIEGLRAESTGLLSKLPVDLQKFFPWGTRLASLLEEMLRQDVKPRNLSMLQGEVLDWAAALLEEIELIFIKYVEALDRRGWSTTGLENRNLSQNLDKLDNILEGKKLYLAGFYGLSGVEDKFFHHLWDNLDLRVIWHSDPALALREQGHFAVKEHRNWMRNWKAEAVSDDISEGSCALPELKFFEGFDRHSQLCAMREELSTGSYEGCAVVLPDTSLLLPVMHHLPEHDINISMGYPLKRSALNGLLEAILKLQENKNGKTYYWKDILALIRHPYLKMLEINDEQPLRTIFHQWETVLRSGSPYADPKEFIPVYSDENGNLIDNSDTTEELRAEVLGLCIDGFAKITTLEELADSLQHMAEMLRLRGGTLWQRYLLDSECLFRLMNEVIPELRESSISEENFGQSLSFSIFRQLLSSQRVSFEPDPISSMQVLGMLESRLLNFKRTFILDTVDEKIPGTDPYDPLLPDQLRYLLDLPDSHERESVATYNFYRLIMGSEEACIFYQSGVQPGLLDSKSVRSRFVEQLLWKLEQKAKKIITPGENFPLKAINFPVGAILNIPAPIAKEPVAEKLEDMLKHKGLSPSAIDCYVTCPKLFFFRYLSNVRESATVDLDGDRAGFGELIHSVLKDFLTPHLGNEICGKDLNFSELNELFMMRLERDSLYPNLPYDIKKSLEHAGKNRLTLFLKNIGQTKVIALESDAQAILTLDKYPVQIHGRIDRVDSRDDSRYVIDYKTGQLHMPRKSFWKNSEIWTPILEDPQSLYHDSADFLEKIKSSADSLQLPLYLLMDHQTSSVMPRQAALVELVKSGHEKFLFDSKTDEEERIDIIGTKIPALSTFIINNMICESEFKAIRSAQCNWCSYREACGA